Proteins from a single region of Arctopsyche grandis isolate Sample6627 chromosome 1, ASM5162203v2, whole genome shotgun sequence:
- the LOC143918133 gene encoding uncharacterized protein LOC143918133 isoform X3: MHEMFSERPAYRQLDAACRSPAAPVKRRRADPLERPPSAGAPPPPHPPALNNNNNHNHNHNNHHNLQHHHSNNNNAHHHHHHQQPTVHANANADSHKRACWSCTCSCGAGGQQRCWSGGCRRAGDERARCCPRVAGVGVGVAGVGVAGAPGALQAAAGGVPALPAPPNTTTATHGKQLAAGANHPPQPQGSGGGDGDYQLVQHEVLFSSANQYEVLEFLGRGTFGQVVKCWKKGTNEIVAIKILKNHPSYARQGQIEVSILSRLSQENADEFNFVRAYECFQHKSHTCLVFEMLEQNLYDFLKQNKFSPLPLKYIRPILQQVLTALLKLKQLGLIHADLKPENIMLVEPARQPYRVKVIDFGSASHVSKAVCNTYLQSRYYRAPEIILGLAFCEAIDMWSLGCVVAELFLGWPLYPGSSEYDQIRYISQTQGLPTEHMLNSASKTTKFFYRDMDSTYPFWRLKTPEEHEIETGIKSKEARKYIFNCLDDIGQVNVPTDLEGGQLLAEKADRREFIDLLKRMLTMDQERRITPGEALNHAFVTLAHLVDYAHCNNVKASVQMMEVCRRSSGVEYGSTVGVGVGVGVGVGVGPTAPATALISNFVPASSASTHTHLTFTINQQRLRSAPYDNLYPFYGAGRTVSGTVGRQYTTTARPDPFQHQLVSSILCQPTYQSMGASPGSALGVGVGVGVGGTASAGYVPVSVVEAAGTRGVVLGWRAPPPAAAAAQPGGPPPPHHHAQAPPPAPPPPHPHPHAHHHALQLETEWPSRASLIAVDTTAILPVQDGRPVFGVEVGEVYGTLDHSSAWPPQHHHHTQPKRSSKLHHSSSSTSNHHQQALPHTAHHQQAVHHQHHHNQHHSHHYRINAEKKEPTQLSPVKKRVKEGTPPQRRSTHQHHWPEQNISGRKPPANANIWDNNSNGARGQHSVAVPQQPAPPQHQQTITIHDDTPSPAVSVITISDSEDESTAPTKNRQIAVAAPQVIVAPQSGECSNSICVKVSEPEPESPRNKPNPHHHQPQQQNGHNQQNNHTQHHNVSQQNQYQQTSQPIKHEPCTQAACSHTLPSNSSLGNVQGIANHAPAPAHSGSTMQHQKKRLLALAQSECAAKQEPPSNDYIIPQQMPSMRDYQPPVAHLKTGWTHSNTSYRSSSGAIVSSPAAGGVSPSYPPPHRAAPLYVGVAPSYHYHHSGVPPPAHQGRGSGTGGAVAPPPAHLPPPPHHLAPPHHPHAHHHLAAYTSPPAHYQQLWFTD, encoded by the exons ATGCATGAGATGTTCAGTGAGCGGCCCGCGTACCGGCAGTTGGACGCCGCGTGCCGCAGCCCCGCCGCCCCTGTCAAGAGGCGGCGCGCAGACCCCTTAGAGCGGCCGCCCTCGGCAGGCGCGCCTCCTCCTCCACACCCACCTGCtctcaacaacaacaacaaccacAACCACAACCACAACAACCATCACAACTTACAGCATCACCACTCCAACAACAACAACGCGCACCACCACCACCATCACCAGCAGCCGACGGTCCACGCCAACGCCAACGCAGACTCTCACAAG CGAGCGTGCTGGTCGTGTACTTGCTCGTGCGGTGCGGGCGGCCAGCAGCGGTGCTGGTCAGGCGGGTGTCGTCGAGCGGGAGATGAGCGCGCGCGTTGCTGTCCGCGTGTCgcaggagtcggagtcggagttgcAGGAGTCGGAGTCGCGGGTGCCCCTGGAGCCCTTCAGGCGGCGGCAGGTGGAGTGCCCGCGCTACCCGCGCCCCCCAACACCACCACGGCTACCCACGGAAAGCAGCTGGCGGCGGGCGCCAATCACCCGCCCCAGCCGCAAG GATCCGGAGGCGGTGATGGTGACTACCAACTTGTACAGCACGAAGTACTATTTTCTTCGGCGAATCAATATGAAGTGCTCGAATTTCTTGGGCGTGGCACTTTTGGACAGGTTGTCAAATGTTGGAAAAAGGGCACAAACGAAATTGTTGCCATCAAAATTCTTAAAAATCATCCCTCGTATGCTCGACAGGGGCAAATTGAA GTGTCTATTCTTTCTCGGCTTTCTCAAGAAAATGCAGATGAATTCAATTTTGTCCGAGCGTACGAATGTTTCCAGCACAAATCACACACATGCTTGGTGTTTGAAATGCTAGaacaaaatttatatgatttcctcaaacaaaacaaattttctccattgccattaaaatatataaggcCCATTCTACAACAAGTGTTGACTGCATTGCTTAAATTAAag CAATTGGGCTTGATACATGCAGATCTCAAACCAGAAAATATAATGCTCGTTGAGCCAGCACGTCAGCCTTATAGAGTTAAAGTTATTGACTTTGGAAGTGCTTCACACGTCAGCAAAGCAGTTTGCAACACTTATTTGCAAAGTCGATATTACAG aGCACCAGAGATAATTTTGGGATTGGCTTTTTGCGAAGCCATAGATATGTGGTCTCTTGGCTGTGTCGTTGCTGAATTGTTTCTTGGGTGGCCGTTGTATCCTGGCAGTTCCGAATATGATCAAATACGCTACATATCCCAGACACAAGGGCTTCCCACAGAACACATGCTCAATAGTgcatcaaaaactacaaaaTTCTTTTACCGCGATATGGACAGTACATATCCATTTTGGCGATTAAAAACTCCCGAAGAGCATGAAATTGAAACGGGCATAAAATCTAAAGAAgctagaaaatatattttcaactgCTTGGATGATATTGGTCAG gtgaaTGTACCGACTGATCTTGAAGGTGGACAGCTTCTGGCTGAAAAAGCCGATAGACGAGAATTCATTGACCTGTTGAAAAGAATGCTTACAATGGATCaa GAACGCCGAATCACTCCAGGTGAAGCATTGAACCATGCCTTCGTAACATTGGCACATCTTGTGGATTACGCCCATTGTAATAATGTTAAAGCTAGCGTCCAAATGATggag GTGTGTCGCCGTTCATCTGGTGTCGAATACGGAAGTACTGTGGGAGTTGGAGTCGGTGTTGGCGTGGGTGTGGGAGTCGGACCCACAGCTCCGGCGACAGCCCTCATAAGCAATTTTGTTCCAGCGTCATCTGCTAGCACTCATACGCATCTTACATTCACTATAAACCAACAAAGGCTACGTTCTGCACCATACGATAATTTG taCCCGTTCTACGGAGCTGGTAGAACAGTTAGTGGTACAGTGGGCAGACAGTATACAACAACGGCACGGCCCGATCCATTTCAACATCAATTGGTGTCATCAATTCTATGCCAACCAACTTATCAA AGCATGGGTGCTTCGCCAGGAAGTGCATTAGGTGTCGGCGTAGGTGTGGGCGTTGGAGGCACTGCCAGTGCGGGATACGTTCCCGTTTCAGTTGTGGAAGCGGCTGGTACTCGTGGCGTCGTTCTCGGGTGGCGTGCACCACCTCCAGCTGCCGCAGCAGCACAACCCGGCGGTCCTCCTCCACCCCACCATCATGCTCAGGCACCACCTCCTGCTCCCCCACCACCGCATCCTCACCCTCATGCACACCACCATGCACTTCAACTTGAAACAGAATGGCCATCTAGAGCTTCTCTCATAGCAGTGGATACTACTGCCATTTTGCCTGTGCAA GACGGACGACCCGTGTTTGGTGTTGAAGTTGGCGAAGTGTATGGCACGTTAGATCACTCCTCCGCATGGCCTCCTCAACACCATCATCATACACAACCCAAAag gtCTTCAAAATTACACCACTCCTCCAGTTCTACATCTAATCATCATCAGCAAGCTTTGCCACATACTGCCCATCATCAACAAGCAGTACATCATCAGCATCACCACAATCAACACCATTCGCATCATTATAG GATAAATGCCGAAAAGAAAGAACCGACGCAACTCAGTCCTGTGAAGAAACGCGTAAAAGAGGGTACTCCACCGCAACGCAGGTCTACCCATCAACACCACTGGCCAGAACAGAACAT ATCGGGTCGCAAACCGCCTGCTAATGCCAACATATGGGACAATAACAGCAATGGAGCTCGTGGACAACATTCTGTAGCTGTACCGCAACAGCCTGCACCGCCACAGCATCAACAAACTATTACTATTCATGATGATACTCCATCTCCTGCTGTGTCTGTTATTACAATTTCGGATTCTGAAGATGAATCCACTGCTCCAACCAAAAATAGACAAATAGCTGTGGCTGCTCCTCAAGTTATTGTAGCTCCacaaa GTGGTGAATGTAGTAACAGCATTTGTGTGAAAGTTAGTGAACCGGAGCCCGAATCGCCACGAAATAAACCAAATCCTCATCACCATCAGCCGCAACAACAAAATGGTCATAACCAACAAAACAATCATACACAACATCATAACGTTTCTCAGCAGAATCAATACCAACAAACATCACAG CCAATTAAACATGAACCATGCACTCAAGCTGCTTGCAGTCATACATTGCCGTCAAATTCCTCACTAGGAAACGTGCAAGGAATTGCAAATCACGCTCCAGCACCTGCCCATAGTGGCTCCACTATGCAACACCAAAAAAAGAGATTACTTGCTTTGGCTCAGTCAGAATGCGCTGCCAAACAAGAACCCCCTTCTAATGACTACATTATACCTCAAcag atgCCTAGTATGCGTGATTATCAACCTCCCGTGGCTCATCTTAAAACCGGGTGGACTCATTCAAATACATCATACAG atctTCTTCTGGTGCCATAGTAAGCAGTCCTGCAGCTGGAGGTGTATCACCTAGCTACCCCCCACCCCATAGAGCAGCCCCTTTATATGTTGGAGTGGCACCATCATATCACTATCATCATAG TGGTGTGCCTCCACCAGCTCATCAAGGTCGCGGAAGTGGCACTGGAGGAGCAGTAGCACCTCCTCCAGCACATCTGCCACCCCCACCACATCATTTAGCGCCACCGCACCATCCTCATGCCCATCATCATCTAGCGGCCTATACAAGTCCACCAGCTCATTATCAACAACTTTGGTTCACTGACTGA
- the LOC143918133 gene encoding uncharacterized protein LOC143918133 isoform X2, whose protein sequence is MHEMFSERPAYRQLDAACRSPAAPVKRRRADPLERPPSAGAPPPPHPPALNNNNNHNHNHNNHHNLQHHHSNNNNAHHHHHHQQPTVHANANADSHKRACWSCTCSCGAGGQQRCWSGGCRRAGDERARCCPRVAGVGVGVAGVGVAGAPGALQAAAGGVPALPAPPNTTTATHGKQLAAGANHPPQPQGNAKRSGGGDGDYQLVQHEVLFSSANQYEVLEFLGRGTFGQVVKCWKKGTNEIVAIKILKNHPSYARQGQIEVSILSRLSQENADEFNFVRAYECFQHKSHTCLVFEMLEQNLYDFLKQNKFSPLPLKYIRPILQQVLTALLKLKQLGLIHADLKPENIMLVEPARQPYRVKVIDFGSASHVSKAVCNTYLQSRYYRAPEIILGLAFCEAIDMWSLGCVVAELFLGWPLYPGSSEYDQIRYISQTQGLPTEHMLNSASKTTKFFYRDMDSTYPFWRLKTPEEHEIETGIKSKEARKYIFNCLDDIGQVNVPTDLEGGQLLAEKADRREFIDLLKRMLTMDQERRITPGEALNHAFVTLAHLVDYAHCNNVKASVQMMEVCRRSSGVEYGSTVGVGVGVGVGVGVGPTAPATALISNFVPASSASTHTHLTFTINQQRLRSAPYDNLYPFYGAGRTVSGTVGRQYTTTARPDPFQHQLVSSILCQPTYQSMGASPGSALGVGVGVGVGGTASAGYVPVSVVEAAGTRGVVLGWRAPPPAAAAAQPGGPPPPHHHAQAPPPAPPPPHPHPHAHHHALQLETEWPSRASLIAVDTTAILPVQDGRPVFGVEVGEVYGTLDHSSAWPPQHHHHTQPKRSSKLHHSSSSTSNHHQQALPHTAHHQQAVHHQHHHNQHHSHHYRINAEKKEPTQLSPVKKRVKEGTPPQRRSTHQHHWPEQNISGRKPPANANIWDNNSNGARGQHSVAVPQQPAPPQHQQTITIHDDTPSPAVSVITISDSEDESTAPTKNRQIAVAAPQVIVAPQSGECSNSICVKVSEPEPESPRNKPNPHHHQPQQQNGHNQQNNHTQHHNVSQQNQYQQTSQPIKHEPCTQAACSHTLPSNSSLGNVQGIANHAPAPAHSGSTMQHQKKRLLALAQSECAAKQEPPSNDYIIPQQMPSMRDYQPPVAHLKTGWTHSNTSYRSSSGAIVSSPAAGGVSPSYPPPHRAAPLYVGVAPSYHYHHSGVPPPAHQGRGSGTGGAVAPPPAHLPPPPHHLAPPHHPHAHHHLAAYTSPPAHYQQLWFTD, encoded by the exons ATGCATGAGATGTTCAGTGAGCGGCCCGCGTACCGGCAGTTGGACGCCGCGTGCCGCAGCCCCGCCGCCCCTGTCAAGAGGCGGCGCGCAGACCCCTTAGAGCGGCCGCCCTCGGCAGGCGCGCCTCCTCCTCCACACCCACCTGCtctcaacaacaacaacaaccacAACCACAACCACAACAACCATCACAACTTACAGCATCACCACTCCAACAACAACAACGCGCACCACCACCACCATCACCAGCAGCCGACGGTCCACGCCAACGCCAACGCAGACTCTCACAAG CGAGCGTGCTGGTCGTGTACTTGCTCGTGCGGTGCGGGCGGCCAGCAGCGGTGCTGGTCAGGCGGGTGTCGTCGAGCGGGAGATGAGCGCGCGCGTTGCTGTCCGCGTGTCgcaggagtcggagtcggagttgcAGGAGTCGGAGTCGCGGGTGCCCCTGGAGCCCTTCAGGCGGCGGCAGGTGGAGTGCCCGCGCTACCCGCGCCCCCCAACACCACCACGGCTACCCACGGAAAGCAGCTGGCGGCGGGCGCCAATCACCCGCCCCAGCCGCAAGGTAACGCCAAAC GATCCGGAGGCGGTGATGGTGACTACCAACTTGTACAGCACGAAGTACTATTTTCTTCGGCGAATCAATATGAAGTGCTCGAATTTCTTGGGCGTGGCACTTTTGGACAGGTTGTCAAATGTTGGAAAAAGGGCACAAACGAAATTGTTGCCATCAAAATTCTTAAAAATCATCCCTCGTATGCTCGACAGGGGCAAATTGAA GTGTCTATTCTTTCTCGGCTTTCTCAAGAAAATGCAGATGAATTCAATTTTGTCCGAGCGTACGAATGTTTCCAGCACAAATCACACACATGCTTGGTGTTTGAAATGCTAGaacaaaatttatatgatttcctcaaacaaaacaaattttctccattgccattaaaatatataaggcCCATTCTACAACAAGTGTTGACTGCATTGCTTAAATTAAag CAATTGGGCTTGATACATGCAGATCTCAAACCAGAAAATATAATGCTCGTTGAGCCAGCACGTCAGCCTTATAGAGTTAAAGTTATTGACTTTGGAAGTGCTTCACACGTCAGCAAAGCAGTTTGCAACACTTATTTGCAAAGTCGATATTACAG aGCACCAGAGATAATTTTGGGATTGGCTTTTTGCGAAGCCATAGATATGTGGTCTCTTGGCTGTGTCGTTGCTGAATTGTTTCTTGGGTGGCCGTTGTATCCTGGCAGTTCCGAATATGATCAAATACGCTACATATCCCAGACACAAGGGCTTCCCACAGAACACATGCTCAATAGTgcatcaaaaactacaaaaTTCTTTTACCGCGATATGGACAGTACATATCCATTTTGGCGATTAAAAACTCCCGAAGAGCATGAAATTGAAACGGGCATAAAATCTAAAGAAgctagaaaatatattttcaactgCTTGGATGATATTGGTCAG gtgaaTGTACCGACTGATCTTGAAGGTGGACAGCTTCTGGCTGAAAAAGCCGATAGACGAGAATTCATTGACCTGTTGAAAAGAATGCTTACAATGGATCaa GAACGCCGAATCACTCCAGGTGAAGCATTGAACCATGCCTTCGTAACATTGGCACATCTTGTGGATTACGCCCATTGTAATAATGTTAAAGCTAGCGTCCAAATGATggag GTGTGTCGCCGTTCATCTGGTGTCGAATACGGAAGTACTGTGGGAGTTGGAGTCGGTGTTGGCGTGGGTGTGGGAGTCGGACCCACAGCTCCGGCGACAGCCCTCATAAGCAATTTTGTTCCAGCGTCATCTGCTAGCACTCATACGCATCTTACATTCACTATAAACCAACAAAGGCTACGTTCTGCACCATACGATAATTTG taCCCGTTCTACGGAGCTGGTAGAACAGTTAGTGGTACAGTGGGCAGACAGTATACAACAACGGCACGGCCCGATCCATTTCAACATCAATTGGTGTCATCAATTCTATGCCAACCAACTTATCAA AGCATGGGTGCTTCGCCAGGAAGTGCATTAGGTGTCGGCGTAGGTGTGGGCGTTGGAGGCACTGCCAGTGCGGGATACGTTCCCGTTTCAGTTGTGGAAGCGGCTGGTACTCGTGGCGTCGTTCTCGGGTGGCGTGCACCACCTCCAGCTGCCGCAGCAGCACAACCCGGCGGTCCTCCTCCACCCCACCATCATGCTCAGGCACCACCTCCTGCTCCCCCACCACCGCATCCTCACCCTCATGCACACCACCATGCACTTCAACTTGAAACAGAATGGCCATCTAGAGCTTCTCTCATAGCAGTGGATACTACTGCCATTTTGCCTGTGCAA GACGGACGACCCGTGTTTGGTGTTGAAGTTGGCGAAGTGTATGGCACGTTAGATCACTCCTCCGCATGGCCTCCTCAACACCATCATCATACACAACCCAAAag gtCTTCAAAATTACACCACTCCTCCAGTTCTACATCTAATCATCATCAGCAAGCTTTGCCACATACTGCCCATCATCAACAAGCAGTACATCATCAGCATCACCACAATCAACACCATTCGCATCATTATAG GATAAATGCCGAAAAGAAAGAACCGACGCAACTCAGTCCTGTGAAGAAACGCGTAAAAGAGGGTACTCCACCGCAACGCAGGTCTACCCATCAACACCACTGGCCAGAACAGAACAT ATCGGGTCGCAAACCGCCTGCTAATGCCAACATATGGGACAATAACAGCAATGGAGCTCGTGGACAACATTCTGTAGCTGTACCGCAACAGCCTGCACCGCCACAGCATCAACAAACTATTACTATTCATGATGATACTCCATCTCCTGCTGTGTCTGTTATTACAATTTCGGATTCTGAAGATGAATCCACTGCTCCAACCAAAAATAGACAAATAGCTGTGGCTGCTCCTCAAGTTATTGTAGCTCCacaaa GTGGTGAATGTAGTAACAGCATTTGTGTGAAAGTTAGTGAACCGGAGCCCGAATCGCCACGAAATAAACCAAATCCTCATCACCATCAGCCGCAACAACAAAATGGTCATAACCAACAAAACAATCATACACAACATCATAACGTTTCTCAGCAGAATCAATACCAACAAACATCACAG CCAATTAAACATGAACCATGCACTCAAGCTGCTTGCAGTCATACATTGCCGTCAAATTCCTCACTAGGAAACGTGCAAGGAATTGCAAATCACGCTCCAGCACCTGCCCATAGTGGCTCCACTATGCAACACCAAAAAAAGAGATTACTTGCTTTGGCTCAGTCAGAATGCGCTGCCAAACAAGAACCCCCTTCTAATGACTACATTATACCTCAAcag atgCCTAGTATGCGTGATTATCAACCTCCCGTGGCTCATCTTAAAACCGGGTGGACTCATTCAAATACATCATACAG atctTCTTCTGGTGCCATAGTAAGCAGTCCTGCAGCTGGAGGTGTATCACCTAGCTACCCCCCACCCCATAGAGCAGCCCCTTTATATGTTGGAGTGGCACCATCATATCACTATCATCATAG TGGTGTGCCTCCACCAGCTCATCAAGGTCGCGGAAGTGGCACTGGAGGAGCAGTAGCACCTCCTCCAGCACATCTGCCACCCCCACCACATCATTTAGCGCCACCGCACCATCCTCATGCCCATCATCATCTAGCGGCCTATACAAGTCCACCAGCTCATTATCAACAACTTTGGTTCACTGACTGA